A genomic stretch from Mycobacterium malmoense includes:
- a CDS encoding TetR/AcrR family transcriptional regulator produces the protein MTFPRQGSLRDRQRAQIRADIRRAAFRLFVERGYDVVTTEEIAAAAGVSPRTFFRHVTAKEELLLAPVRHGGAAIVSLLEGRPANEPPDVALINAIVTRTRSFDQADTEEWREALLVAPGLLDKVTVHTPADKERATKLIAERMGANPDADIRPGLLVQLAFAAADFAFRRWVRQSGKPWPLDRYVTEALKAVQSPHWKRG, from the coding sequence ATGACCTTTCCGAGACAAGGGTCGCTGCGTGATCGGCAGCGCGCACAGATCCGGGCCGACATCAGGCGGGCGGCGTTCCGGTTATTCGTCGAACGCGGATACGACGTTGTGACGACGGAGGAAATCGCCGCTGCCGCAGGCGTTTCGCCGCGGACGTTCTTCCGGCACGTAACGGCGAAGGAGGAGTTGCTCCTTGCGCCCGTTCGCCATGGCGGCGCCGCGATCGTCAGCCTCCTCGAAGGGCGGCCCGCCAATGAGCCACCCGACGTCGCGCTGATCAATGCCATCGTCACGCGGACCCGCTCGTTCGACCAGGCCGACACCGAGGAGTGGCGTGAGGCCCTGCTGGTGGCCCCCGGCCTGCTCGACAAGGTCACGGTCCACACGCCCGCGGACAAGGAACGGGCAACGAAGCTCATCGCCGAGCGCATGGGCGCCAACCCCGACGCCGATATCCGGCCCGGCCTGCTGGTCCAACTCGCCTTCGCGGCGGCAGATTTCGCTTTCCGGCGGTGGGTACGGCAATCCGGCAAGCCCTGGCCGCTGGATCGCTACGTCACCGAAGCGCTCAAGGCGGTCCAGAGTCCCCATTGGAAGCGGGGGTGA
- a CDS encoding cytochrome P450: protein MTTAPTQAESQGLLLQMLDPANRADPYRLCAQFRDRGPLQLPEANLAVFSTYRDCDDVLRHPSSSSDNSNSTVAKRQIEAGLAQPRQAPPGFLFLDPPDHTRLRKLVSKAFAPRVVNALKPEITVLVDGLLDAIADKGRFDVVDDFAYPLPVAVICRLLGVPLDDEPRFSRASALLAQALDPFSTITGVPPDVMNERLEAGAWLREYFHDLIDRRRSQPGDDLLSGLIAVEESGDQLTEEEIVSTCNLLLIAGHETTVNLIGNAILAMLRNPIQWTSLAADSGRAPVIVEETLRYDPPVQLVGRVAADDMAIGGIEVPAGDAMMLLLAAAQRDPAEFDRPDTFDPDRETLRHLAFGRGVHYCLGAPLARLEAGVALSALTARFPDARLAGEPQYKANVTLRGLSALAVTT, encoded by the coding sequence ATGACGACGGCGCCCACCCAAGCCGAATCGCAAGGCTTGCTGCTGCAGATGCTGGACCCGGCCAACCGCGCTGACCCGTATCGGCTCTGCGCGCAGTTCCGCGACCGCGGACCCTTGCAACTGCCCGAGGCCAACCTGGCCGTCTTCTCGACGTACCGCGACTGCGATGACGTCCTGCGGCACCCGTCGTCGAGCAGCGACAACAGCAACTCGACGGTCGCGAAGCGGCAGATCGAGGCCGGCTTGGCGCAGCCCCGGCAGGCCCCGCCGGGATTTTTGTTCCTCGATCCGCCCGATCACACCCGCCTGCGCAAGCTGGTCAGCAAGGCATTTGCGCCGAGGGTGGTCAACGCGCTGAAACCCGAGATCACCGTCTTGGTGGACGGATTGCTGGACGCCATCGCCGACAAGGGACGGTTCGACGTGGTCGACGACTTCGCCTATCCGCTGCCCGTGGCGGTGATCTGCCGGCTGCTTGGCGTGCCGCTCGACGACGAGCCGCGATTCAGCCGCGCGTCCGCGCTGCTGGCCCAGGCGCTGGACCCGTTCTCGACGATCACCGGCGTGCCGCCGGACGTGATGAACGAGCGGTTGGAGGCCGGTGCGTGGCTGCGCGAATACTTCCACGATCTGATCGACCGGCGCCGGTCACAGCCCGGCGACGACCTGCTGTCGGGCCTGATCGCGGTGGAGGAGTCCGGCGATCAACTGACCGAGGAGGAGATCGTCTCCACCTGCAACCTGCTGCTGATCGCGGGACACGAGACCACGGTGAACCTGATTGGGAATGCGATTTTGGCCATGCTGCGCAACCCCATTCAGTGGACGTCCCTGGCCGCGGACTCCGGTCGAGCGCCGGTGATCGTGGAGGAGACCCTGCGTTACGACCCACCCGTGCAACTGGTCGGCCGGGTTGCCGCCGACGATATGGCGATCGGCGGCATCGAGGTGCCGGCGGGCGACGCGATGATGCTCCTGTTGGCCGCGGCGCAGCGTGATCCCGCCGAGTTCGACCGACCCGACACCTTCGACCCGGATCGGGAGACGTTGCGGCACTTGGCGTTTGGCCGCGGGGTGCACTACTGCCTGGGCGCGCCGCTGGCGCGGCTGGAAGCCGGCGTGGCGCTGTCGGCGCTCACCGCGCGCTTCCCGGACGCGCGACTGGCCGGCGAGCCGCAGTACAAGGCGAACGTCACGCTGCGCGGCCTGTCGGCGCTGGCAGTCACGACCTGA
- a CDS encoding NAD(P)H-dependent amine dehydrogenase family protein — protein MNNPSKLRVIQWATGGVGKAAIECVLNHPRLELAGCWVHSADKNGVDVGRIIGTHDLGVTATTSVDEILALDADCVVYSPLVPNDDEVITILRSGKNVVTPVGWVYPDPGNPRHKAVADAALEAGVTLHGSGIHPGGITERFPLMLSSLSSAVTHVRAEEFSDIRTYNAPDVVRHIMGFGGSPEEATQGPMAGLLEAGFKQSVRMVADHMGFRIDPNIRTIQEVAVATSDIDYDPFPITTGTVAARRFRWQALVDGEPVITAAVNWLMGEENLEPAWNFGGRGERFEVEITGDPTVSLTFKGLQPETIAEGLVRNPGVVATANHCVNAIPDVCAAEPGIKTYLDLPLFAGRPAPKLAVQ, from the coding sequence ATGAATAACCCGTCCAAGCTGCGCGTCATCCAATGGGCGACCGGGGGTGTGGGCAAGGCGGCCATCGAATGCGTGCTCAATCACCCGCGGCTCGAACTGGCCGGCTGCTGGGTGCACAGCGCAGACAAGAACGGCGTCGACGTCGGCCGGATCATCGGGACTCACGACCTGGGTGTCACCGCGACCACCAGCGTCGACGAGATTCTGGCCCTGGACGCCGACTGCGTCGTGTACAGCCCCCTGGTGCCGAACGACGACGAGGTCATCACGATCCTGCGCTCCGGCAAGAACGTGGTCACCCCGGTCGGCTGGGTGTACCCCGATCCGGGCAACCCTCGGCACAAGGCCGTCGCCGACGCCGCACTCGAGGCCGGGGTGACCCTGCACGGGTCGGGCATCCACCCCGGGGGCATCACGGAGCGGTTCCCGCTCATGCTGTCCTCGCTGTCGTCGGCGGTCACCCACGTGCGCGCCGAGGAGTTCTCCGACATCCGCACCTACAACGCTCCCGACGTCGTGCGCCACATCATGGGATTCGGCGGCTCCCCCGAGGAGGCCACGCAGGGACCGATGGCCGGCCTGCTCGAAGCGGGCTTTAAGCAGTCGGTGCGAATGGTCGCCGACCACATGGGATTTCGCATCGATCCCAACATCAGGACCATCCAGGAGGTCGCGGTGGCAACCTCGGACATCGACTACGACCCGTTCCCGATCACCACGGGAACGGTGGCCGCGCGCCGCTTCCGCTGGCAGGCCCTCGTCGACGGCGAGCCGGTCATCACGGCCGCGGTCAACTGGCTGATGGGTGAGGAAAACCTGGAGCCCGCCTGGAATTTCGGTGGGCGCGGCGAACGCTTCGAGGTCGAGATCACCGGCGACCCGACCGTGAGCCTCACCTTCAAGGGCCTGCAACCGGAGACGATCGCCGAAGGGCTGGTGCGCAATCCGGGCGTGGTGGCCACCGCCAACCATTGCGTCAACGCCATCCCCGACGTGTGCGCCGCCGAACCCGGCATCAAGACCTACCTGGATCTGCCGTTGTTCGCCGGGCGCCCGGCTCCCAAGCTCGCGGTGCAGTGA
- a CDS encoding ATP-dependent DNA ligase, with translation MDLPVMPPVSPMLAKPVRSIPPDASYEPKWDGFRSICFRDRDEVELGSRNERPMTRYFPELVAAVRAELPQRCVIDGEIVVATEHGLDFEALQQRIHPADSRVRMLATRTPASFIAFDLLALGDEDYTERPFSERRAALVDALAGAGPSIHVTPATTDLATAQRWFQEFEGAGLDGIIAKPLTLTYQPDKRVMFKIKHERTADCVVAGYRIHKSGDEAIGSLLLGLYQDSGPSAGQLASVGVIGAFPMAERRRLFAELQPLVTGFEDHPWNWAAHEAGERTPRKNEFSRWNAGKDLSFVPLRPERVVEVRYDHMEGARFRHTAQFSRWRPDRDPRSCTYAQLERPVTFSLGDIVPGLGHSRG, from the coding sequence ATGGACTTGCCTGTCATGCCGCCGGTCTCACCGATGCTGGCCAAGCCGGTCCGGTCGATCCCGCCGGACGCGTCCTATGAGCCGAAGTGGGACGGATTCAGGTCGATTTGCTTCCGCGACCGCGACGAAGTCGAGCTGGGCAGCCGCAACGAGCGGCCGATGACCCGCTACTTTCCCGAACTGGTCGCGGCGGTCCGGGCCGAGCTGCCGCAACGCTGCGTGATCGACGGGGAGATCGTCGTCGCCACCGAGCACGGGCTGGACTTCGAGGCGCTGCAACAGCGGATCCACCCGGCCGATTCCCGGGTGCGGATGCTCGCCACGAGGACGCCGGCTTCGTTTATCGCGTTCGATCTGCTCGCGCTCGGCGACGAGGACTACACCGAGCGCCCGTTCAGCGAGCGTCGGGCCGCCCTGGTCGACGCATTGGCGGGTGCCGGGCCCTCGATCCACGTCACGCCGGCGACCACCGATCTGGCGACGGCGCAGCGCTGGTTTCAGGAGTTCGAGGGCGCCGGCCTCGACGGCATCATCGCCAAGCCGCTGACCCTTACCTATCAGCCGGACAAGCGGGTCATGTTCAAGATCAAGCACGAGCGGACCGCCGACTGCGTGGTCGCCGGCTATCGAATACATAAGTCCGGGGACGAGGCGATCGGCTCGCTGCTGCTCGGGCTCTACCAGGACTCGGGCCCTTCCGCGGGCCAGCTCGCCTCGGTCGGCGTGATCGGCGCTTTCCCCATGGCCGAGCGGCGGCGGCTGTTCGCCGAGCTGCAGCCGCTGGTCACCGGTTTCGAGGACCATCCGTGGAACTGGGCCGCCCACGAGGCCGGCGAGCGAACGCCACGCAAGAACGAGTTCTCCCGCTGGAACGCCGGCAAGGACCTGTCCTTCGTTCCGCTGCGACCCGAGCGGGTGGTCGAGGTCCGCTACGACCACATGGAAGGTGCACGATTCCGCCACACCGCCCAGTTCAGTCGGTGGCGCCCCGACCGTGACCCGCGCTCGTGCACCTACGCGCAACTCGAACGGCCGGTGACCTTCAGCCTGGGTGACATCGTGCCCGGCCTGGGTCATAGCCGCGGCTGA
- a CDS encoding VOC family protein has translation MTKSGVLDDVSFCHLVVGVTDMDRALAFYRDLLGMEVVFESLISGEPFDAVLHATRRQEGRVVGGLLGGLMVELLSIGANPPEQKQRRGFTGIHNVSLSVTDLDETHRRITAAGYTPDQKPFEIGGVRMFFVKDPDGTPVEFIELPNGARSTYEMHRGVRLRMGRVR, from the coding sequence ATGACCAAATCCGGCGTCCTCGACGACGTGTCGTTCTGCCACCTCGTCGTCGGTGTCACCGACATGGACCGCGCGCTGGCGTTCTATCGAGACCTGCTTGGCATGGAGGTCGTCTTCGAATCCCTCATCTCCGGAGAGCCTTTCGACGCGGTGCTGCACGCGACCCGCAGACAAGAGGGCCGGGTCGTCGGCGGGTTGCTGGGCGGACTGATGGTCGAGCTACTGTCGATCGGCGCCAACCCGCCCGAGCAGAAGCAGCGACGCGGCTTCACGGGGATCCACAACGTGTCGTTGTCGGTGACCGATCTCGACGAGACGCACCGTCGCATCACCGCCGCCGGCTACACCCCCGACCAGAAACCCTTCGAGATCGGCGGTGTCCGAATGTTTTTCGTCAAGGACCCCGACGGGACGCCGGTGGAGTTCATCGAGCTACCCAACGGAGCGCGCAGCACCTACGAGATGCACCGCGGCGTGCGGCTACGGATGGGACGCGTCAGGTGA
- a CDS encoding haloalkane dehalogenase, with amino-acid sequence MQTVRTPDDRFDDVPDFPYAPRYSEISDGEGGALRVAWVQDGPEDADPVLLLHGEPSWSYLYRKMIPILAAAGHRVVCPDLVGFGRSDKPTRREDHSYARHVEWMRALAFDVLDLRNVTLVGQDWGGLIGLRLAAEHPERFARLVVANTGLPNGEQPMAEVWWRFREAITTAPKLNIGWFVQGGCRQQLSDEVRAGYDAPFPADEYCAGPRAMPGLVPTSSDDPAAAANKAAWAKLSVSPTPMLVAFSDSDPITGPMAAIFAREMRGAQGIDHPTIRDAGHFLQEDAGEELANHIVEFLRR; translated from the coding sequence ATGCAGACAGTGCGCACGCCCGACGACCGGTTCGACGACGTTCCCGACTTTCCTTATGCTCCAAGGTATTCCGAGATATCCGACGGCGAGGGCGGTGCGCTGCGGGTCGCCTGGGTGCAGGACGGCCCCGAGGACGCCGATCCGGTTCTCCTGCTGCACGGTGAGCCGTCGTGGTCGTACCTGTACCGCAAGATGATCCCGATACTGGCCGCCGCGGGGCATCGAGTCGTCTGCCCGGACCTGGTCGGGTTCGGCCGTTCCGACAAGCCGACCCGCCGCGAAGACCACAGCTATGCGCGCCATGTCGAGTGGATGCGGGCGCTGGCCTTCGATGTCCTCGACCTTCGCAACGTGACCCTGGTCGGCCAGGACTGGGGCGGGCTGATCGGATTGCGGCTGGCCGCGGAGCATCCCGAACGGTTTGCCCGCCTGGTCGTCGCCAACACCGGCCTGCCCAACGGGGAGCAGCCGATGGCCGAGGTCTGGTGGCGCTTCCGCGAGGCCATCACCACGGCGCCGAAGTTGAACATCGGCTGGTTCGTGCAGGGCGGTTGCCGTCAGCAGTTGAGCGACGAGGTGCGCGCGGGCTATGACGCGCCGTTCCCCGCCGACGAATACTGCGCCGGGCCGCGCGCCATGCCCGGCCTGGTGCCGACCTCATCCGACGATCCGGCGGCGGCGGCCAACAAGGCGGCATGGGCGAAGCTCTCGGTGAGCCCGACACCCATGCTGGTCGCCTTCAGCGACAGCGACCCCATCACCGGGCCGATGGCCGCGATCTTCGCGCGCGAGATGCGCGGCGCGCAGGGGATCGACCACCCGACGATCCGCGACGCCGGGCACTTCCTGCAGGAGGACGCCGGCGAAGAACTGGCCAACCACATCGTGGAGTTTCTGCGCCGCTGA
- a CDS encoding short-chain fatty acyl-CoA regulator family protein, with amino-acid sequence MERVAKTFAGARLRRLREEHGLTQVALARVLELSTSYVNQLENDQRPITVPVLLTLTERFDLPTQYFAPDSDARLVSDLREVLAETPATAAQIEELVARMPEIGQTLVNLHRRLHDATADLEALHGRANVDVSAVSQQPMPFEEVRDFFYDRKNYIGELDVAAEELFNRNRLRIGGLDGQLAELLADELGVTVVIDDGQVLNPNSKRLFRADSKTVYLARWLHPGQRAFQLATQIALLTHADLITGIIAGDDQLSDDARGVARIGLANYFAGALLLPYQRFLVAAESVRYDIDQLTRRFGVGFETVCHRLSTLQRPSARGVPFIFVRTDSAGNISKRQSATAFHFSRVGGNCPLWVVHHAFSRPGQFLTQVAQMPDERTYFWIARTTTAEPSRYLGPDKSFAIGLGCDVAHAEKLVYSVGIDLTDTEAIVPIGAGCKICDRPACPQRAFPYLGRPVRVDPQSSTDLPYPPANAP; translated from the coding sequence GTGGAACGGGTGGCGAAAACGTTCGCCGGCGCGCGGCTACGACGGTTGCGCGAGGAGCACGGCCTGACCCAGGTGGCGCTGGCGCGCGTCCTGGAACTGTCGACCAGCTACGTCAATCAGCTGGAGAACGACCAGCGCCCGATCACGGTCCCGGTGCTGCTCACCCTCACCGAACGCTTCGACTTACCGACCCAGTACTTCGCGCCGGATTCCGATGCCCGCTTGGTCTCCGACCTGCGCGAGGTCCTCGCCGAAACGCCCGCAACCGCCGCGCAGATCGAGGAGCTCGTCGCCCGGATGCCGGAAATCGGCCAGACGCTGGTCAACCTGCACCGGCGGTTACACGACGCCACGGCCGACCTCGAGGCGCTGCACGGTCGTGCCAACGTCGACGTATCGGCCGTCTCCCAGCAGCCGATGCCGTTCGAAGAGGTCCGGGACTTCTTCTACGACCGCAAGAACTACATCGGCGAGCTGGACGTCGCGGCCGAGGAACTGTTCAACCGGAACCGCCTGCGGATCGGCGGGCTCGACGGCCAGCTGGCGGAGCTCCTCGCCGACGAACTCGGCGTCACCGTCGTCATCGACGACGGCCAGGTGTTGAATCCCAACTCCAAGCGCCTGTTTCGCGCCGATTCGAAAACGGTGTACCTGGCTCGCTGGCTTCATCCCGGCCAACGTGCCTTTCAGCTTGCAACCCAGATCGCTCTGCTCACCCACGCCGACTTGATCACCGGCATCATCGCCGGCGACGACCAGCTCAGCGACGATGCGCGGGGCGTGGCCCGCATCGGCCTGGCCAACTACTTCGCCGGCGCCCTGCTCCTGCCCTACCAAAGGTTCCTCGTTGCCGCGGAGAGCGTGCGCTACGACATCGACCAATTGACCAGGCGGTTCGGGGTGGGCTTCGAAACCGTCTGCCACCGCCTGTCCACCCTGCAACGCCCGAGCGCGCGCGGGGTCCCCTTCATCTTCGTCCGCACCGACAGCGCGGGAAACATTTCTAAACGCCAGTCCGCCACGGCATTTCACTTCTCTCGCGTCGGCGGGAACTGCCCCCTGTGGGTGGTGCACCACGCGTTTTCCCGGCCCGGTCAGTTCCTGACGCAGGTGGCTCAGATGCCCGACGAGCGCACGTATTTCTGGATCGCGAGGACCACGACGGCGGAGCCCAGCCGCTACCTCGGCCCGGACAAGAGCTTTGCCATCGGGCTCGGGTGCGACGTGGCCCACGCCGAGAAACTGGTGTACTCCGTCGGCATCGACCTGACCGACACCGAGGCGATAGTGCCGATCGGCGCCGGCTGCAAGATCTGCGACAGACCCGCCTGCCCGCAACGCGCCTTCCCCTACCTGGGCCGACCGGTGCGCGTCGACCCGCAGTCCAGCACCGATCTGCCCTACCCGCCCGCCAACGCGCCCTGA
- a CDS encoding D-2-hydroxyacid dehydrogenase family protein: MRADKRPRGDRTPRVAILDDYAGVALELADWSPVRTRAQVTVFDRNLSEEEAAEALRPFDVVCTLRERMAFPRTLIERLPNLRLITIVGRSLPNLDMAAASERGILVAHTNFAHPRFSSVRDATPELAWGLLIATVRNLAEEHRRMREGAWQATTGLTLSGKTLGLLGLGRIGTRMAEYAKVFGMDVIAWSQNLTADAARAVGARRVEKSALFEQSDMVSIHVVLSERTRGLVGESELALMKPHAYLINTSRGPIVNEAALIAALEAGRIAGAGLDVYDIEPLPSDHPLRLLPNVTLSPHLGYVTREMLGAFYADTVDAVAAWLDGTPVRIANPEALPARLSPSQHG; encoded by the coding sequence ATGCGCGCCGACAAGAGGCCGAGGGGTGACCGCACGCCCCGGGTAGCGATACTCGACGACTACGCCGGCGTGGCACTGGAGCTTGCCGACTGGTCACCGGTGCGGACGCGCGCCCAGGTAACCGTTTTCGACCGGAACCTCTCCGAGGAGGAGGCCGCGGAGGCGTTGCGGCCGTTCGATGTGGTCTGCACGCTGCGCGAGCGGATGGCGTTTCCGCGAACGCTGATCGAGCGGCTGCCGAACCTGAGGCTGATCACCATCGTCGGCAGAAGCCTGCCGAACCTGGACATGGCCGCGGCCAGTGAGCGCGGGATTCTGGTCGCCCACACGAACTTCGCCCATCCCCGCTTTAGTTCCGTACGCGACGCCACCCCCGAACTCGCCTGGGGATTGCTGATCGCGACGGTGCGCAACCTGGCCGAGGAACATCGGCGCATGCGCGAGGGAGCGTGGCAGGCCACCACGGGTCTGACGCTGTCCGGCAAGACACTCGGACTTCTGGGCCTCGGCAGGATCGGCACACGCATGGCCGAATACGCGAAAGTCTTTGGCATGGACGTCATTGCGTGGAGCCAAAACCTCACCGCGGATGCCGCCAGGGCGGTTGGCGCGCGCCGGGTCGAGAAGTCGGCGCTCTTTGAACAGTCCGACATGGTGTCCATCCATGTGGTGCTCTCGGAGCGCACGCGCGGCCTGGTCGGTGAGTCCGAGCTGGCCCTGATGAAGCCACACGCCTATCTGATCAACACGTCCCGGGGTCCGATCGTCAACGAGGCCGCCCTGATCGCCGCGCTTGAAGCCGGGCGTATCGCCGGCGCCGGGCTCGACGTCTATGACATCGAACCGCTGCCGTCCGATCATCCCTTGCGGCTGCTCCCGAACGTGACCTTGTCTCCCCATTTGGGGTATGTCACCCGCGAAATGCTGGGCGCCTTCTACGCCGACACCGTCGACGCGGTGGCGGCCTGGCTCGACGGAACCCCCGTTCGGATCGCCAACCCCGAGGCGTTGCCCGCGAGACTGAGCCCGTCGCAGCATGGGTAA
- a CDS encoding NUDIX domain-containing protein — MKAQKTKLSAGVLVYRARDGVVEVLLAHPGGPFWARKDDGVWSIPKGEHTDDEDPWAAARREFSEELGLPVPAGPRIELGALKQPSGKVVTAFAVKGDLDVTDAHSNTFEMEWPRGSGTMREFPEVDRVGWFAVAQARTKLLKGQRGFLDRLMTHPELAGLSEGT; from the coding sequence TTGAAAGCGCAAAAGACCAAGCTCAGCGCGGGTGTGCTGGTGTACCGGGCCCGCGACGGCGTCGTCGAAGTCCTGCTCGCACATCCGGGTGGCCCGTTTTGGGCCCGCAAGGACGACGGGGTCTGGTCGATTCCGAAAGGCGAGCACACCGACGACGAGGATCCCTGGGCGGCCGCGCGGCGTGAGTTTTCCGAGGAGCTCGGGCTGCCGGTGCCGGCCGGGCCGCGCATCGAGCTGGGCGCGCTGAAACAACCCAGCGGCAAGGTGGTCACCGCCTTCGCCGTCAAGGGCGACCTCGACGTCACCGACGCGCACAGCAACACCTTCGAAATGGAGTGGCCACGGGGCTCGGGCACGATGCGGGAATTCCCCGAGGTCGATCGGGTGGGCTGGTTCGCGGTGGCGCAGGCACGCACGAAGCTGCTCAAGGGCCAGCGTGGTTTCCTTGATCGATTGATGACGCATCCCGAGTTGGCGGGGTTGAGCGAAGGGACTTGA
- a CDS encoding SDR family NAD(P)-dependent oxidoreductase translates to MTYSHPDSMRGHVAVVTGAAQGVGKGIAAALLERGAGVLLVDIQDETLSATTTELKAIGRAEMLIADLRDPDSARRIVAAAVNAFGTVHGLVNNAIATNEPKAFVDITTEDLALGYDVGPRATFLLMQAVHPLMVEAGGGSIVNLGSGTGTGGEPKWGGYAAAKEGIRGLSKVAALEWGHDNIRVNVICPFAESDGVKLWKQFAPNDYAKAVGRVPMKRIGDVRTDVGALVAFLLGTDATFITGQTIHVDGGIGCFR, encoded by the coding sequence GTGACGTACTCTCACCCCGACTCGATGCGCGGCCACGTCGCGGTCGTCACCGGTGCCGCCCAGGGCGTGGGCAAGGGCATCGCCGCCGCGCTGCTGGAACGCGGCGCGGGCGTGCTGCTGGTCGACATCCAGGACGAGACCCTCAGCGCGACAACGACCGAACTCAAGGCAATCGGTCGCGCCGAGATGCTGATCGCCGATTTGCGCGACCCGGACAGCGCGCGACGGATCGTGGCAGCCGCGGTCAACGCGTTCGGCACGGTGCACGGGCTGGTCAACAATGCCATCGCCACCAATGAGCCCAAGGCATTCGTCGACATCACCACCGAGGACCTGGCGCTCGGTTACGACGTCGGCCCCCGGGCGACATTCCTGCTCATGCAGGCCGTGCACCCGTTGATGGTCGAGGCGGGTGGCGGTTCGATCGTGAACCTCGGCTCGGGGACGGGCACCGGCGGGGAACCCAAATGGGGTGGTTACGCCGCCGCCAAGGAAGGCATCCGCGGCCTGTCCAAGGTCGCCGCGCTGGAATGGGGGCACGACAACATCCGCGTCAACGTCATCTGCCCGTTCGCCGAGTCCGACGGCGTCAAACTGTGGAAACAGTTCGCGCCCAACGATTACGCGAAGGCGGTGGGACGCGTTCCGATGAAGCGGATCGGCGACGTCCGCACCGACGTGGGCGCTTTGGTGGCGTTCCTGCTCGGCACCGACGCGACGTTCATCACCGGACAGACCATTCACGTCGACGGCGGAATCGGCTGCTTCCGATGA
- a CDS encoding WS/DGAT/MGAT family O-acyltransferase — MELMMPTDAVFLLGESREHPMHVGGLQLYEPPRGAGRGFVREFYDGLVAQQDFQPTFLKRPATFLGGIANLGWTYDKDLDIDYHVRRSALPSPGRVRDLLELTSLLHSSLLDRHRPLWEAHVIEGLKDGRFAVYTKFHHALIDGVSALKMMQRALSNDPDDTEIRAVWSLPKRRRKPRPTSRLGSLLKTAGSVVALGPSTVTLARAALLEQQLTLPFGAPRTMLNVKIGGARRCAAQSWSVDRIKSVKRAAGVTLNDVVLAMCAGALRYYLLEQNALPDTPLVAMVPVSLRKDDEADAGGNLVGAILCNLATDTDDPVQRLQTVSESMHSNKKVFSQLPRLQALALSAVNMGSLALAAVPGWVASTSPPFNLVISNVPGPHEQMYCGGARLDGNYPLSAVLDGQALNITLVSNAGNLDFGLVGCRRSVPHLQRLLAHLESSLKDLERAVGV, encoded by the coding sequence ATGGAACTGATGATGCCCACCGACGCGGTCTTTCTGCTCGGCGAATCCCGGGAGCATCCCATGCACGTCGGCGGCTTGCAGTTGTACGAGCCGCCGCGGGGCGCCGGTCGCGGCTTCGTCCGGGAGTTCTACGACGGCCTGGTGGCCCAGCAGGATTTCCAGCCCACCTTCCTCAAGCGCCCCGCGACGTTCTTGGGCGGGATCGCAAACCTGGGCTGGACCTACGACAAAGACCTCGACATCGATTACCACGTCCGGCGCTCGGCGTTGCCGTCCCCGGGGCGGGTCCGCGATCTGCTCGAGCTGACCTCCCTGCTGCACAGCAGCCTGCTCGATCGCCACCGCCCGCTGTGGGAAGCGCACGTGATCGAGGGCCTGAAGGATGGCCGGTTCGCGGTGTACACCAAGTTCCACCACGCGTTGATCGACGGCGTCTCGGCGCTGAAGATGATGCAGCGCGCGCTGTCGAACGACCCGGACGACACCGAGATCCGCGCGGTGTGGAGCCTGCCCAAACGCAGACGCAAGCCCCGCCCCACGTCCCGCCTGGGTTCGCTGCTGAAGACGGCGGGATCTGTTGTGGCGCTTGGCCCCTCAACGGTGACGCTGGCCCGCGCGGCGCTGCTCGAGCAGCAGCTGACGCTGCCTTTCGGGGCACCGCGCACCATGTTGAACGTCAAGATCGGGGGAGCCCGTCGGTGCGCGGCGCAGTCGTGGTCGGTGGACCGCATCAAGAGCGTCAAGCGGGCCGCGGGGGTGACCCTCAACGATGTCGTCCTGGCGATGTGCGCGGGCGCCCTGCGCTACTACCTGCTGGAGCAGAACGCGCTGCCGGACACGCCGCTGGTCGCGATGGTCCCGGTGAGCCTGCGTAAGGACGACGAGGCCGACGCCGGTGGCAACCTCGTCGGCGCCATCCTGTGCAACCTGGCCACCGACACCGACGATCCGGTGCAACGCCTGCAGACCGTCAGCGAGTCGATGCACAGCAACAAGAAGGTGTTTTCCCAATTGCCCCGACTCCAGGCGTTGGCGCTTTCGGCGGTGAACATGGGCTCGCTGGCCTTGGCGGCGGTTCCGGGTTGGGTGGCGTCCACGTCGCCGCCGTTCAACCTCGTCATCTCGAACGTGCCGGGCCCCCACGAGCAGATGTATTGCGGGGGCGCCCGGCTCGACGGCAACTACCCGCTGTCGGCCGTGCTGGACGGGCAAGCGCTGAACATCACCCTGGTCAGCAACGCCGGCAACCTGGATTTCGGTCTGGTGGGATGCCGTCGCAGCGTTCCGCACTTGCAACGGCTGCTCGCGCACCTGGAGTCGTCGCTCAAGGACCTCGAACGCGCCGTCGGGGTCTGA